One part of the Pseudoliparis swirei isolate HS2019 ecotype Mariana Trench chromosome 6, NWPU_hadal_v1, whole genome shotgun sequence genome encodes these proteins:
- the incenp gene encoding inner centromere protein isoform X1 — MEGPHKSCQIPAINMNSIQSSVQSLMQLFDGKAQEFTNEIDNVHMVWLEEIQQEANRMFSRDFNAEPELMPKTPSQKMNSRRKRVSLGHQDENQARRRFSKGKRSNLRGSTVKSLNFIAEENNVPPASTSEANTTTQPKRSTRKHKPALFEAAEDVSHSRGNGQTEGVQNRKPELVEEKEMDKSNSVNHAEDEPDDKGSTARCPPTIPSPEIVVSVSTSDRMSAELAKKLLLEPGRTAAKIAIAGTAQSSRRSSVRCSLKLRHSMAGLRHSMTQESIRRASRRSMLKRKVARMGNSTCSSNVDEDSSMDSAEEEGARKAVVDAVSADTEDNDAAKKLKVQITQTSCLSLKRITRSVAANVVGTPNKRTVAEKQLTAQSGCKPRQSTKRKSPDTVEDSPTKSHSPPKKSQSAMRPNMRSFLHTVQKNQMLMMTPNSLGRTAVIKSFIKHTTPLKVDPKLSIGIVTKERYKLEALKKKQEQEEERMKKMEEEKKRKQDELKRKRDERLRRVFEAKVKEEQRDMEKKKKIEQKMAQFDDKRLAEDKAKKKVVIKRQEEQEQKRKLEEEAKRKKIQQAEEEKRQQELLAKKAEEEEQRARRLAEARRALELKREQEKERELERELERELERELERELDRERVAAAERERVEKEKALALQQEVERAAREKERRELEEKRKALEKRLEAEQRAAAEEKATNEREAAAKKAASVKVAACLNVTMDIERSVMSTPVGKGGGLNVTVDVMNSPQSYSITPNGGNKPPPESGEDYGMDQNSDDSTDDECAPRKPIPSWAEGNNLQQKIMKQYFNPPDLESFLGAVESPKLENIFYKSKPRYFKRTSSAVWNSPPIGSK; from the exons ATGGAGGGGCCGCACAAGTCCTGCCAAATACCG GCCATCAACATGAACTCCATACAATCATCTGTACAATCCCTCATGCAACTGTTTGATGGCAAAGCACAAGAATTTACCAATGAGATCGATAATGTCCACATGGTTTGGCTTGAGGAGATCCAACAAGAGGCCAATCGCATGTTTTCAAG agATTTTAATGCTGAGCCAGAATTAATGCCAAAAACACCATCACAGAAAATGAATAGCCGCAGAAAGCGTGTATCCTTGGGGCATCAGGATGAAAATCAAGCCAGGCGAAG ATTTTCAAAGGGAAAGCGTAGTAACCTTCGTGGCTCCACTGTCAAATCGCTGAACTTCATTGCTGAGGAAAATAACGTTCCTCCCGCGTCCACCTCTGAAGCCAACACAACCACACAACCTAAACGCTCCACCCGCAAACACAAACCAGCATTGTTTGAGGCGGCGGAGGATGTCAGCCATTCCCGAGGAAATGGTCAAACTGAAGGGGTGCAGAACAGGAAGCCCGAGTTGGTagaggagaaagagatggaCAAAAGTAACTCGGTGAACCATGCAGAAGACGAGCCCGACGACAAAGGTAGCACCGCCCGTTGCCCACCGACGATACCCTCGCCCGAGATTGTTGTCAGCGTCTCTACGTCAGACCGAATGTCTGCCGAGTTAGCGAAAAAGCTGCTGCTCGAGCCTGGCCGTACAGCTGCTAAGATTGCGATCGCTGGCACAGCGCAAAGCTCACGGCGGAGCTCCGTGCGATGCTCCCTCAAGCTGCGCCATTCGATGGCCGGTCTGCGGCACAGTATGACCCAGGAGTCTATTCGCCGCGCCTCACGCCGCTCGATGCTGAAGAGGAAGGTGGCTCGCATGGGCAACTCCACATGTAGCAGCAATGTTGACG AGGACTCTAGCATGGactctgcagaggaagagggggctaGAAAAGC CGTGGTCGATGCTGTCAGTGCAGACACGGAGGATAACGATGCAGCTAAAAAATTGAAG GTCCAGATTACCCAGACCTCGTGTTTGTCTCTTAAACGCATTACTCGTTCCGTGGCTGCAAACGTCGTTGGCACTCCCAACAAGAGAACAG tTGCTGAGAAGCAGCTGACTGCCCAGTCAGGTTGCAA GCCACGCCAGAGTACCAAACGCAAATCACCCGATACTGTTGAGGACAGTCCGACAAAGAGCCACTCTCCTCCCAAGAAAAGTCAAAGT GCAATGAGACCCAACATGCGATCTTTTCTCCACACTGTGCAGAAGAATCAAATGCTAATGATGACTCCAAATTCCCTCGGCCGGACTGCTGTTATCAAGTCTTTCATTAAGCACACCACTCCTCTGAAGGTCGACCCCAAG TTGAGCATTGGTATAGTG ACGAAAGAGCGCTACAAGCTGGAAGCActgaagaagaagcaggagcaggaggaagaaagaatgaaaaaaatggaggaggagaagaaaaggaaacaagACGAACTCAAAAG GAAGAGGGATGAGAGGCTGAGGAGAGTGTTTGAGGCCAAAGTAAAAGAAGAGCAGAGGGacatggagaagaaaaagaagattgaACAAAAGATGGCTCAGTTTGATGATAAG CGTCTGGCAGAAGACAAGGCCAAAAAGAAGGTGGTGATTAAACGtcaagaggagcaggagcagaaaAGGAAGTTGGAAGAAGAGGCGAAAAGGAAGAAGATTCAGCAAGCa gaggaagagaagcggCAGCAGGAGTTACTGGCTAAGAAggccgaggaagaggaacagCGAGCTCGTAGGCTGGCCGAAGCTCGCCGAGCGCTGGAACtgaagagagagcaagagaaggaaagagagctggagagagagctggagagagagctggagagagagctggagagagagctgGACAGGGAGCGAGTAGCTGCTGCTGAAAG GGAGCgagtggagaaagaaaaagcccTCGCTctgcaacaggaagtggagagagCCGCAcgggagaaagagagacgagaattggaggagaagagaaaagcaCTCGAGAAAAGACTG gaggcggagcagaGAGCAGCTGCAGAAGAGAAAGCAACCAATGAGCGAGAAGCTGCTGCCAAAAAGGCTGCTAGTGTGAAG GTtgctgcttgtctgaatgtgaCGATGGATATCGAG cGCTCTGTAATGAGCACGCCTGTCGGAAAAGGTGGTGGCCTCAATGTGACTGTGGATGTTATG AATTCGCCACAATCGTACTCCATCACTCCAAATGGCGGCAACAAGCCGCCTCCCGAAAGTGGGGAGGATTACGGGATGGACCAGAACAGCGACGACTCTACTGATGACGAGTGTGCCCCGAGGAAACCTATTCCATCTTGGGCTGAAG GTAACAATCTGCAGCAGAAGATTATGAAGCAGTACTTCAACCCTCCTGATTTAGAGTCTTTCTTAGGAGCGGTTGAATCACCAAAActggaaaatatattttacaagaGCAAGCCTCGCTATTTTAAACGCACCAGCTCTGCTGTGTGGAACTCTCCTCCAATCGGAAGCAAGTAA
- the incenp gene encoding inner centromere protein isoform X2 yields MSCREKAINMNSIQSSVQSLMQLFDGKAQEFTNEIDNVHMVWLEEIQQEANRMFSRDFNAEPELMPKTPSQKMNSRRKRVSLGHQDENQARRRFSKGKRSNLRGSTVKSLNFIAEENNVPPASTSEANTTTQPKRSTRKHKPALFEAAEDVSHSRGNGQTEGVQNRKPELVEEKEMDKSNSVNHAEDEPDDKGSTARCPPTIPSPEIVVSVSTSDRMSAELAKKLLLEPGRTAAKIAIAGTAQSSRRSSVRCSLKLRHSMAGLRHSMTQESIRRASRRSMLKRKVARMGNSTCSSNVDEDSSMDSAEEEGARKAVVDAVSADTEDNDAAKKLKVQITQTSCLSLKRITRSVAANVVGTPNKRTVAEKQLTAQSGCKPRQSTKRKSPDTVEDSPTKSHSPPKKSQSAMRPNMRSFLHTVQKNQMLMMTPNSLGRTAVIKSFIKHTTPLKVDPKLSIGIVTKERYKLEALKKKQEQEEERMKKMEEEKKRKQDELKRKRDERLRRVFEAKVKEEQRDMEKKKKIEQKMAQFDDKRLAEDKAKKKVVIKRQEEQEQKRKLEEEAKRKKIQQAEEEKRQQELLAKKAEEEEQRARRLAEARRALELKREQEKERELERELERELERELERELDRERVAAAERERVEKEKALALQQEVERAAREKERRELEEKRKALEKRLEAEQRAAAEEKATNEREAAAKKAASVKVAACLNVTMDIERSVMSTPVGKGGGLNVTVDVMNSPQSYSITPNGGNKPPPESGEDYGMDQNSDDSTDDECAPRKPIPSWAEGNNLQQKIMKQYFNPPDLESFLGAVESPKLENIFYKSKPRYFKRTSSAVWNSPPIGSK; encoded by the exons ATGAGCTGTAGGGAAAAA GCCATCAACATGAACTCCATACAATCATCTGTACAATCCCTCATGCAACTGTTTGATGGCAAAGCACAAGAATTTACCAATGAGATCGATAATGTCCACATGGTTTGGCTTGAGGAGATCCAACAAGAGGCCAATCGCATGTTTTCAAG agATTTTAATGCTGAGCCAGAATTAATGCCAAAAACACCATCACAGAAAATGAATAGCCGCAGAAAGCGTGTATCCTTGGGGCATCAGGATGAAAATCAAGCCAGGCGAAG ATTTTCAAAGGGAAAGCGTAGTAACCTTCGTGGCTCCACTGTCAAATCGCTGAACTTCATTGCTGAGGAAAATAACGTTCCTCCCGCGTCCACCTCTGAAGCCAACACAACCACACAACCTAAACGCTCCACCCGCAAACACAAACCAGCATTGTTTGAGGCGGCGGAGGATGTCAGCCATTCCCGAGGAAATGGTCAAACTGAAGGGGTGCAGAACAGGAAGCCCGAGTTGGTagaggagaaagagatggaCAAAAGTAACTCGGTGAACCATGCAGAAGACGAGCCCGACGACAAAGGTAGCACCGCCCGTTGCCCACCGACGATACCCTCGCCCGAGATTGTTGTCAGCGTCTCTACGTCAGACCGAATGTCTGCCGAGTTAGCGAAAAAGCTGCTGCTCGAGCCTGGCCGTACAGCTGCTAAGATTGCGATCGCTGGCACAGCGCAAAGCTCACGGCGGAGCTCCGTGCGATGCTCCCTCAAGCTGCGCCATTCGATGGCCGGTCTGCGGCACAGTATGACCCAGGAGTCTATTCGCCGCGCCTCACGCCGCTCGATGCTGAAGAGGAAGGTGGCTCGCATGGGCAACTCCACATGTAGCAGCAATGTTGACG AGGACTCTAGCATGGactctgcagaggaagagggggctaGAAAAGC CGTGGTCGATGCTGTCAGTGCAGACACGGAGGATAACGATGCAGCTAAAAAATTGAAG GTCCAGATTACCCAGACCTCGTGTTTGTCTCTTAAACGCATTACTCGTTCCGTGGCTGCAAACGTCGTTGGCACTCCCAACAAGAGAACAG tTGCTGAGAAGCAGCTGACTGCCCAGTCAGGTTGCAA GCCACGCCAGAGTACCAAACGCAAATCACCCGATACTGTTGAGGACAGTCCGACAAAGAGCCACTCTCCTCCCAAGAAAAGTCAAAGT GCAATGAGACCCAACATGCGATCTTTTCTCCACACTGTGCAGAAGAATCAAATGCTAATGATGACTCCAAATTCCCTCGGCCGGACTGCTGTTATCAAGTCTTTCATTAAGCACACCACTCCTCTGAAGGTCGACCCCAAG TTGAGCATTGGTATAGTG ACGAAAGAGCGCTACAAGCTGGAAGCActgaagaagaagcaggagcaggaggaagaaagaatgaaaaaaatggaggaggagaagaaaaggaaacaagACGAACTCAAAAG GAAGAGGGATGAGAGGCTGAGGAGAGTGTTTGAGGCCAAAGTAAAAGAAGAGCAGAGGGacatggagaagaaaaagaagattgaACAAAAGATGGCTCAGTTTGATGATAAG CGTCTGGCAGAAGACAAGGCCAAAAAGAAGGTGGTGATTAAACGtcaagaggagcaggagcagaaaAGGAAGTTGGAAGAAGAGGCGAAAAGGAAGAAGATTCAGCAAGCa gaggaagagaagcggCAGCAGGAGTTACTGGCTAAGAAggccgaggaagaggaacagCGAGCTCGTAGGCTGGCCGAAGCTCGCCGAGCGCTGGAACtgaagagagagcaagagaaggaaagagagctggagagagagctggagagagagctggagagagagctggagagagagctgGACAGGGAGCGAGTAGCTGCTGCTGAAAG GGAGCgagtggagaaagaaaaagcccTCGCTctgcaacaggaagtggagagagCCGCAcgggagaaagagagacgagaattggaggagaagagaaaagcaCTCGAGAAAAGACTG gaggcggagcagaGAGCAGCTGCAGAAGAGAAAGCAACCAATGAGCGAGAAGCTGCTGCCAAAAAGGCTGCTAGTGTGAAG GTtgctgcttgtctgaatgtgaCGATGGATATCGAG cGCTCTGTAATGAGCACGCCTGTCGGAAAAGGTGGTGGCCTCAATGTGACTGTGGATGTTATG AATTCGCCACAATCGTACTCCATCACTCCAAATGGCGGCAACAAGCCGCCTCCCGAAAGTGGGGAGGATTACGGGATGGACCAGAACAGCGACGACTCTACTGATGACGAGTGTGCCCCGAGGAAACCTATTCCATCTTGGGCTGAAG GTAACAATCTGCAGCAGAAGATTATGAAGCAGTACTTCAACCCTCCTGATTTAGAGTCTTTCTTAGGAGCGGTTGAATCACCAAAActggaaaatatattttacaagaGCAAGCCTCGCTATTTTAAACGCACCAGCTCTGCTGTGTGGAACTCTCCTCCAATCGGAAGCAAGTAA
- the incenp gene encoding inner centromere protein isoform X3, protein MEGPHKSCQIPAINMNSIQSSVQSLMQLFDGKAQEFTNEIDNVHMVWLEEIQQEANRMFSRDFNAEPELMPKTPSQKMNSRRKRVSLGHQDENQARRRFSKGKRSNLRGSTVKSLNFIAEENNVPPASTSEANTTTQPKRSTRKHKPALFEAAEDVSHSRGNGQTEGVQNRKPELVEEKEMDKSNSVNHAEDEPDDKGSTARCPPTIPSPEIVVSVSTSDRMSAELAKKLLLEPGRTAAKIAIAGTAQSSRRSSVRCSLKLRHSMAGLRHSMTQESIRRASRRSMLKRKVARMGNSTCSSNVDEDSSMDSAEEEGARKAVVDAVSADTEDNDAAKKLKVQITQTSCLSLKRITRSVAANVVGTPNKRTVAEKQLTAQSGCKPRQSTKRKSPDTVEDSPTKSHSPPKKSQSAMRPNMRSFLHTVQKNQMLMMTPNSLGRTAVIKSFIKHTTPLKVDPKTKERYKLEALKKKQEQEEERMKKMEEEKKRKQDELKRKRDERLRRVFEAKVKEEQRDMEKKKKIEQKMAQFDDKRLAEDKAKKKVVIKRQEEQEQKRKLEEEAKRKKIQQAEEEKRQQELLAKKAEEEEQRARRLAEARRALELKREQEKERELERELERELERELERELDRERVAAAERERVEKEKALALQQEVERAAREKERRELEEKRKALEKRLEAEQRAAAEEKATNEREAAAKKAASVKVAACLNVTMDIERSVMSTPVGKGGGLNVTVDVMNSPQSYSITPNGGNKPPPESGEDYGMDQNSDDSTDDECAPRKPIPSWAEGNNLQQKIMKQYFNPPDLESFLGAVESPKLENIFYKSKPRYFKRTSSAVWNSPPIGSK, encoded by the exons ATGGAGGGGCCGCACAAGTCCTGCCAAATACCG GCCATCAACATGAACTCCATACAATCATCTGTACAATCCCTCATGCAACTGTTTGATGGCAAAGCACAAGAATTTACCAATGAGATCGATAATGTCCACATGGTTTGGCTTGAGGAGATCCAACAAGAGGCCAATCGCATGTTTTCAAG agATTTTAATGCTGAGCCAGAATTAATGCCAAAAACACCATCACAGAAAATGAATAGCCGCAGAAAGCGTGTATCCTTGGGGCATCAGGATGAAAATCAAGCCAGGCGAAG ATTTTCAAAGGGAAAGCGTAGTAACCTTCGTGGCTCCACTGTCAAATCGCTGAACTTCATTGCTGAGGAAAATAACGTTCCTCCCGCGTCCACCTCTGAAGCCAACACAACCACACAACCTAAACGCTCCACCCGCAAACACAAACCAGCATTGTTTGAGGCGGCGGAGGATGTCAGCCATTCCCGAGGAAATGGTCAAACTGAAGGGGTGCAGAACAGGAAGCCCGAGTTGGTagaggagaaagagatggaCAAAAGTAACTCGGTGAACCATGCAGAAGACGAGCCCGACGACAAAGGTAGCACCGCCCGTTGCCCACCGACGATACCCTCGCCCGAGATTGTTGTCAGCGTCTCTACGTCAGACCGAATGTCTGCCGAGTTAGCGAAAAAGCTGCTGCTCGAGCCTGGCCGTACAGCTGCTAAGATTGCGATCGCTGGCACAGCGCAAAGCTCACGGCGGAGCTCCGTGCGATGCTCCCTCAAGCTGCGCCATTCGATGGCCGGTCTGCGGCACAGTATGACCCAGGAGTCTATTCGCCGCGCCTCACGCCGCTCGATGCTGAAGAGGAAGGTGGCTCGCATGGGCAACTCCACATGTAGCAGCAATGTTGACG AGGACTCTAGCATGGactctgcagaggaagagggggctaGAAAAGC CGTGGTCGATGCTGTCAGTGCAGACACGGAGGATAACGATGCAGCTAAAAAATTGAAG GTCCAGATTACCCAGACCTCGTGTTTGTCTCTTAAACGCATTACTCGTTCCGTGGCTGCAAACGTCGTTGGCACTCCCAACAAGAGAACAG tTGCTGAGAAGCAGCTGACTGCCCAGTCAGGTTGCAA GCCACGCCAGAGTACCAAACGCAAATCACCCGATACTGTTGAGGACAGTCCGACAAAGAGCCACTCTCCTCCCAAGAAAAGTCAAAGT GCAATGAGACCCAACATGCGATCTTTTCTCCACACTGTGCAGAAGAATCAAATGCTAATGATGACTCCAAATTCCCTCGGCCGGACTGCTGTTATCAAGTCTTTCATTAAGCACACCACTCCTCTGAAGGTCGACCCCAAG ACGAAAGAGCGCTACAAGCTGGAAGCActgaagaagaagcaggagcaggaggaagaaagaatgaaaaaaatggaggaggagaagaaaaggaaacaagACGAACTCAAAAG GAAGAGGGATGAGAGGCTGAGGAGAGTGTTTGAGGCCAAAGTAAAAGAAGAGCAGAGGGacatggagaagaaaaagaagattgaACAAAAGATGGCTCAGTTTGATGATAAG CGTCTGGCAGAAGACAAGGCCAAAAAGAAGGTGGTGATTAAACGtcaagaggagcaggagcagaaaAGGAAGTTGGAAGAAGAGGCGAAAAGGAAGAAGATTCAGCAAGCa gaggaagagaagcggCAGCAGGAGTTACTGGCTAAGAAggccgaggaagaggaacagCGAGCTCGTAGGCTGGCCGAAGCTCGCCGAGCGCTGGAACtgaagagagagcaagagaaggaaagagagctggagagagagctggagagagagctggagagagagctggagagagagctgGACAGGGAGCGAGTAGCTGCTGCTGAAAG GGAGCgagtggagaaagaaaaagcccTCGCTctgcaacaggaagtggagagagCCGCAcgggagaaagagagacgagaattggaggagaagagaaaagcaCTCGAGAAAAGACTG gaggcggagcagaGAGCAGCTGCAGAAGAGAAAGCAACCAATGAGCGAGAAGCTGCTGCCAAAAAGGCTGCTAGTGTGAAG GTtgctgcttgtctgaatgtgaCGATGGATATCGAG cGCTCTGTAATGAGCACGCCTGTCGGAAAAGGTGGTGGCCTCAATGTGACTGTGGATGTTATG AATTCGCCACAATCGTACTCCATCACTCCAAATGGCGGCAACAAGCCGCCTCCCGAAAGTGGGGAGGATTACGGGATGGACCAGAACAGCGACGACTCTACTGATGACGAGTGTGCCCCGAGGAAACCTATTCCATCTTGGGCTGAAG GTAACAATCTGCAGCAGAAGATTATGAAGCAGTACTTCAACCCTCCTGATTTAGAGTCTTTCTTAGGAGCGGTTGAATCACCAAAActggaaaatatattttacaagaGCAAGCCTCGCTATTTTAAACGCACCAGCTCTGCTGTGTGGAACTCTCCTCCAATCGGAAGCAAGTAA
- the incenp gene encoding inner centromere protein isoform X5, translating to MEGPHKSCQIPAINMNSIQSSVQSLMQLFDGKAQEFTNEIDNVHMVWLEEIQQEANRMFSRDFNAEPELMPKTPSQKMNSRRKRVSLGHQDENQARRRFSKGKRSNLRGSTVKSLNFIAEENNVPPASTSEANTTTQPKRSTRKHKPALFEAAEDVSHSRGNGQTEGVQNRKPELVEEKEMDKSNSVNHAEDEPDDKGSTARCPPTIPSPEIVVSVSTSDRMSAELAKKLLLEPGRTAAKIAIAGTAQSSRRSSVRCSLKLRHSMAGLRHSMTQESIRRASRRSMLKRKVARMGNSTCSSNVDEDSSMDSAEEEGARKAVVDAVSADTEDNDAAKKLKVQITQTSCLSLKRITRSVAANVVGTPNKRTVAEKQLTAQSGCKPRQSTKRKSPDTVEDSPTKSHSPPKKSQSAMRPNMRSFLHTVQKNQMLMMTPNSLGRTAVIKSFIKHTTPLKVDPKLSIGIVTKERYKLEALKKKQEQEEERMKKMEEEKKRKQDELKRKRDERLRRVFEAKVKEEQRDMEKKKKIEQKMAQFDDKRLAEDKAKKKVVIKRQEEQEQKRKLEEEAKRKKIQQAEEEKRQQELLAKKAEEEEQRARRLAEARRALELKREQEKERELERELERELERELERELDRERVAAAERERVEKEKALALQQEVERAAREKERRELEEKRKALEKRLEAEQRAAAEEKATNEREAAAKKAASVKNSPQSYSITPNGGNKPPPESGEDYGMDQNSDDSTDDECAPRKPIPSWAEGNNLQQKIMKQYFNPPDLESFLGAVESPKLENIFYKSKPRYFKRTSSAVWNSPPIGSK from the exons ATGGAGGGGCCGCACAAGTCCTGCCAAATACCG GCCATCAACATGAACTCCATACAATCATCTGTACAATCCCTCATGCAACTGTTTGATGGCAAAGCACAAGAATTTACCAATGAGATCGATAATGTCCACATGGTTTGGCTTGAGGAGATCCAACAAGAGGCCAATCGCATGTTTTCAAG agATTTTAATGCTGAGCCAGAATTAATGCCAAAAACACCATCACAGAAAATGAATAGCCGCAGAAAGCGTGTATCCTTGGGGCATCAGGATGAAAATCAAGCCAGGCGAAG ATTTTCAAAGGGAAAGCGTAGTAACCTTCGTGGCTCCACTGTCAAATCGCTGAACTTCATTGCTGAGGAAAATAACGTTCCTCCCGCGTCCACCTCTGAAGCCAACACAACCACACAACCTAAACGCTCCACCCGCAAACACAAACCAGCATTGTTTGAGGCGGCGGAGGATGTCAGCCATTCCCGAGGAAATGGTCAAACTGAAGGGGTGCAGAACAGGAAGCCCGAGTTGGTagaggagaaagagatggaCAAAAGTAACTCGGTGAACCATGCAGAAGACGAGCCCGACGACAAAGGTAGCACCGCCCGTTGCCCACCGACGATACCCTCGCCCGAGATTGTTGTCAGCGTCTCTACGTCAGACCGAATGTCTGCCGAGTTAGCGAAAAAGCTGCTGCTCGAGCCTGGCCGTACAGCTGCTAAGATTGCGATCGCTGGCACAGCGCAAAGCTCACGGCGGAGCTCCGTGCGATGCTCCCTCAAGCTGCGCCATTCGATGGCCGGTCTGCGGCACAGTATGACCCAGGAGTCTATTCGCCGCGCCTCACGCCGCTCGATGCTGAAGAGGAAGGTGGCTCGCATGGGCAACTCCACATGTAGCAGCAATGTTGACG AGGACTCTAGCATGGactctgcagaggaagagggggctaGAAAAGC CGTGGTCGATGCTGTCAGTGCAGACACGGAGGATAACGATGCAGCTAAAAAATTGAAG GTCCAGATTACCCAGACCTCGTGTTTGTCTCTTAAACGCATTACTCGTTCCGTGGCTGCAAACGTCGTTGGCACTCCCAACAAGAGAACAG tTGCTGAGAAGCAGCTGACTGCCCAGTCAGGTTGCAA GCCACGCCAGAGTACCAAACGCAAATCACCCGATACTGTTGAGGACAGTCCGACAAAGAGCCACTCTCCTCCCAAGAAAAGTCAAAGT GCAATGAGACCCAACATGCGATCTTTTCTCCACACTGTGCAGAAGAATCAAATGCTAATGATGACTCCAAATTCCCTCGGCCGGACTGCTGTTATCAAGTCTTTCATTAAGCACACCACTCCTCTGAAGGTCGACCCCAAG TTGAGCATTGGTATAGTG ACGAAAGAGCGCTACAAGCTGGAAGCActgaagaagaagcaggagcaggaggaagaaagaatgaaaaaaatggaggaggagaagaaaaggaaacaagACGAACTCAAAAG GAAGAGGGATGAGAGGCTGAGGAGAGTGTTTGAGGCCAAAGTAAAAGAAGAGCAGAGGGacatggagaagaaaaagaagattgaACAAAAGATGGCTCAGTTTGATGATAAG CGTCTGGCAGAAGACAAGGCCAAAAAGAAGGTGGTGATTAAACGtcaagaggagcaggagcagaaaAGGAAGTTGGAAGAAGAGGCGAAAAGGAAGAAGATTCAGCAAGCa gaggaagagaagcggCAGCAGGAGTTACTGGCTAAGAAggccgaggaagaggaacagCGAGCTCGTAGGCTGGCCGAAGCTCGCCGAGCGCTGGAACtgaagagagagcaagagaaggaaagagagctggagagagagctggagagagagctggagagagagctggagagagagctgGACAGGGAGCGAGTAGCTGCTGCTGAAAG GGAGCgagtggagaaagaaaaagcccTCGCTctgcaacaggaagtggagagagCCGCAcgggagaaagagagacgagaattggaggagaagagaaaagcaCTCGAGAAAAGACTG gaggcggagcagaGAGCAGCTGCAGAAGAGAAAGCAACCAATGAGCGAGAAGCTGCTGCCAAAAAGGCTGCTAGTGTGAAG AATTCGCCACAATCGTACTCCATCACTCCAAATGGCGGCAACAAGCCGCCTCCCGAAAGTGGGGAGGATTACGGGATGGACCAGAACAGCGACGACTCTACTGATGACGAGTGTGCCCCGAGGAAACCTATTCCATCTTGGGCTGAAG GTAACAATCTGCAGCAGAAGATTATGAAGCAGTACTTCAACCCTCCTGATTTAGAGTCTTTCTTAGGAGCGGTTGAATCACCAAAActggaaaatatattttacaagaGCAAGCCTCGCTATTTTAAACGCACCAGCTCTGCTGTGTGGAACTCTCCTCCAATCGGAAGCAAGTAA